The following coding sequences lie in one Haematobia irritans isolate KBUSLIRL chromosome 3, ASM5000362v1, whole genome shotgun sequence genomic window:
- the LOC142228152 gene encoding uncharacterized protein LOC142228152 produces MRSSASSPTSSTSAPPSPPTAMTSPNSSLGSMVGNVNNGVGPFNLHASPPRPASGGNTGVVPANNNNNNSTPQLPLRMPPPTSGGINEPQECPYCRRTFSCYYSLKRHFQDKHEQSDTLYVCEFCNRRYRTKNSLTTHKSLQHRGSSGMLKRLLKTSMKNVLVPPPHHHHHHHHPHHAHAITHQRTSLFDFSSELGQPPPGIQ; encoded by the coding sequence ATGCGATCGTCAGCCTCGTCACCAACCAGTTCTACCTCAGCGCCGCCATCGCCACCCACAGCTATGACATCACCAAATTCGTCGCTGGGCTCTATGGTGGGCAATGTAAATAATGGTGTGGGTCCTTTTAATCTGCATGCTTCGCCACCTCGACCTGCTAGTGGTGGCAACACTGGTGTAGTACCGgccaataacaataataataacagcACGCCACAACTGCCTTTACGAATGCCTCCACCCACAAGCGGGGGCATTAATGAACCTCAAGAATGTCCCTACTGTCGGCGGACCTTCTCCTGCTATTATTCCTTGAAGCGGCACTTTCAGGATAAACACGAACAATCGGACACGCTGTACGTGTGTGAATTTTGCAACAGACGCTATCGCACAAAAAATTCTTTGACTACCCACAAAAGCCTACAGCATCGGGGTTCCAGCGGAATGCTAAAGCGCCTGCTCAAAACGTCAATGAAAAATGTGCTGGTACCTCCACCacatcatcaccatcaccaccaccatccCCACCATGCGCATGCCATAACGCATCAACGTACGTCGCTCTTTGACTTCAGCAGTGAATTGGGCCAGCCACCACCAGGCATCCAATAG